One window of the Macrobrachium nipponense isolate FS-2020 chromosome 22, ASM1510439v2, whole genome shotgun sequence genome contains the following:
- the LOC135198297 gene encoding pro-resilin-like: protein MKEEKVGHYINSRLPHQYITQSITSVDPGPSQRYTPPTMKAFVVCALLSLVAADRRPSNGYGAPPAPPSNGYGAPPSNSYGPPRNSYGVDPLAELAQNIPGGGVPGEDYPILASVPDTRFSCDAQNVPGYYADTDRQAGCQVFHICQDRPNGRRQQDSFLCPNGTIFNQQYLVCDWWFNFDCADAEDFYSVNEQIGVVAYDPYGRSQNGNGNGNGNNGYGSNGNGNGKRNGNKNGNGSNGNGYGAPPAPINGYGAPPSLSNSYGAPF from the exons atgaaagaagaaaaagtcgGGCACTATATAAACTCTCGTCTCCCACATCAATACATCACTCAGTCGATCACCTCTGTAGATCCTGGTCCATCCCAGCGATATACACCACCAACGATGAAGGCCTTTGTAGTGTGTG CTCTTCTCAGCCTCGTAGCCGCCGACAGGCGCCCAAGCAACGGTTATGGAGCTCCTCCAGCTCCTCCAAGCAACGGCTATGGAGCTCCTCCAAGCAATTCCTATGGCCCACCTAGGAACTCCTACGGAGTAGATCCTCTTGCTGAATTGGCACAAAACATTCCTGGAGGCGGAGTTCCAGGAGAAGACTACCCTATTTTGGCCTCCGTCCCTGATACTCGTTTCTCCTGCGATGCTCAGAATGTCCCTGGTTATTATGCCGACACTGATCGTCAGGCTGGCTGCCAGGTCTTCCACATCTGCCAGGACAGGCCCAATGGACGCCGTCAGCAGGACTCCTTCCTCTGCCCCAACGGCACCATCTTCAACCAACAGTACCTCGTCTGTGACTGGTGGTTCAACTTCGACTGCGCTGACGCTGAAGACTTCTACTCAGTCAACGAGCAGATTGGCGTCGTTGCCTACGATCCTTATGGCAGAAGTCAAAACGGTAATGGCAATGGCAACGGTAACAATGGCTACGGttcaaatggaaatggaaatggcaaAAGAAACGGTAACAAAAATGGTAATGGTTCTAATGGCAATGGTTATGGAGCCCCACCCGCTCCTATCAATGGATACGGAGCCCCTCCATCACTTTCAAACTCCTATGGAGCTCCATTCTAA